The nucleotide sequence ACCTAATTTTTCTAAGTTTTCTGCTTCTAATAAGGCAATAATATCATAAACCCCGGTCACGGCATTAGCACTTTTAACCCCAGTAATATTTCTGATGGTAAGACAGGCATTTCCCACTTTTCCACCTTCTGCTTCAATTAAAATATAAGCATTGACGGCCATTTTTTTACCTCCTGAAAACAATAAGCAGTCATCAGTATGCAAAAATCATTACCTTTGCTCTCTGATGGCTGAACGCTTACTATTACTTAAGTGTAATTTCATATTTTTCTCTTAAAAGGGAAACTAATTGCATCATATCACGAATAACCGCATGAGGTTTGGTATTTCCTTCATTAAAGGCATATTTGCCACCTCGCTGGTAAAAAACAGTAATTAATCCAGCTTCATTTGCCGGGTCAATGTCATTTGTCGGATGGTCACCAACATACATTGCTTCTTGCGGTGCAATTTCAAGCATTTCACAGGCGCGGCTAAAAAGCAATGGGTCGGGTTTACGAATACCCATTTCTTCGACAAAAAACATCGCCTTTTTATCAAAATATTTCAATAATCCAAGCCGAATAATCTTCTCTATCTGCTTCAAGGTGATACCATTAGAAATAATCCCTAATTTTATTTCCTCGCACTTTGATAATACATCTAATGCCCATTCTACATCCGGAAAAGGTTTTAATTCTCTTACCTTAGCGTCATGATAGGCAACTATGCCTGTAGCAATAATAATAGATTTATTCACATCTAATTTTATATTTAAACGAGCAATAAGTTCATCGTAGT is from bacterium and encodes:
- a CDS encoding TIGR02253 family HAD-type hydrolase, which produces MATNLKVIFFDIDDTLYSTTEFTRLARMSAIRAMVEAGLRVDEFKAFEELEKVTKDFGANYERHYDELIARLNIKLDVNKSIIIATGIVAYHDAKVRELKPFPDVEWALDVLSKCEEIKLGIISNGITLKQIEKIIRLGLLKYFDKKAMFFVEEMGIRKPDPLLFSRACEMLEIAPQEAMYVGDHPTNDIDPANEAGLITVFYQRGGKYAFNEGNTKPHAVIRDMMQLVSLLREKYEITLK
- a CDS encoding Lrp/AsnC ligand binding domain-containing protein translates to MAVNAYILIEAEGGKVGNACLTIRNITGVKSANAVTGVYDIIALLEAENLEKLGEMVVSKIQTVNGIRRTQTAIIVPLEK